CGGATCCGATGGCGATTATTCATTGCTGTGATGTCCTGGCTTCTCTTGGGTATGCTGCAAGCATCGAACGCGGTCCGGGGCGCCACGGATTATCGAACGCCTTCTTCCTATACTTAAGGGATCCTGATGGATACCGCATTGAGCTGTACAGTGGAGACTATTTAACAAGCGATCCGGATTTCAAGCCGATCCGCTGGGATTTAAACGACCCGAGACGCCAAACGTTCTGGGGAACGAAAGCACCGGACAGCTGGTTTAATGAGACGGCTCCGTTTTTGGATATCGAGACGGGGGATCCGGTTGGAACTGCTCCTCCGACGCTTGAGCAGAAAAAGCCTGAGTTTATCATTTAATCTGGGAGGAAACCCAATGAAAACAGCGATAGTAAAAATCCCAGGAACCTCCCGAATCGAAAAGGTGGAGGTTCAGGGAGAGGAGTTTATTTACAACGGAAGCTCCTATTTTACCAATCAGCTAATCCTGGAAGCCCCTATTTCCGGTACCGTTTATGGAACCGAGCTGAACTTTCGGGGAGAATTGGAGCAGCTTGGTGATTCCTTATACAAGCCTCCCTACAAAAAACCTCCGGCCGCACCCGTCCTATACATTAAGCCGGCGAACACCATCTCTGGCCACGGCATGCTGATTCCGCTTCCGGAAGGGGCAGAGGAATTACAGGCTGGTGCTGCTCTGGGAATTGTCATTGGCAAAAAAGCGGTCCGGTTAAAGGAAGAGGAAGCCCTCGAATATGTCGCAGGATATACAGTGGTGAATGATGTAAGTATTCCATATTCGAGTGTATACCGGCCTGCCATTATGCAAAAATGCAGGGATGGTTTTTGCCCGGCAGGT
The Metabacillus sp. FJAT-52054 genome window above contains:
- a CDS encoding fumarylacetoacetate hydrolase family protein: MKTAIVKIPGTSRIEKVEVQGEEFIYNGSSYFTNQLILEAPISGTVYGTELNFRGELEQLGDSLYKPPYKKPPAAPVLYIKPANTISGHGMLIPLPEGAEELQAGAALGIVIGKKAVRLKEEEALEYVAGYTVVNDVSIPYSSVYRPAIMQKCRDGFCPAGPWITIREDVKNPDALSIRVFVNGVLQQETTTANLIRPVSKLIADVTEFMTLDEGDILLAGVPENPPRMKEGDIVKISIESVGSLQNRVAKEEEWMVQL